The following is a genomic window from Micrococcus cohnii.
CGGCCGGCCACCTGGAGCCCGTTGCCCCCGCCGCCGGCCTGGAAGATCACGGGCTGACCCTGCGCCGAGGGCGGGATCGGCAGCGGACCGTGCGAGCCCACATGCCGCCCCTGCATGCCGATCGGCTGGACCTTCGCCGCGTCGGCGTAGCAGCCGGCGGCCTGATCGCCGATGAACGCGTCCTCCTCCCACGAACCCCACAGACCCTGCATCACCTGGACCATCTCGTGCAGCCGCTCATACTTCTCGGTCCGCCCCAGTGCCGGGCGGCCATAGTTCGCGGCCGTGGCCTCCCCGCTCGAGGGCACCGCGTTCCACCCGGCGCGACCGCGGCTCATCACATCGAGGGTCTTGAACTGACGGGCGAGCGTGTACGCGTCGTTGTACGACGTCGAGGCGGTGGTCACCAGGCCGATGCGCTCGGTCGCGCGGGCGACGGCGGCCAGCGTGAGCAACGGCTCGAGGGTGATCGTCGGCGGCTCATGGTCGAGGTCCTGCTGCAGATGCAGGAAGTCCGGCAGGAACAGGAAGTCGAACAGCCCGCGTTCGGCGGTCTGAGCGTGACGGACCTGCGCGTCGACGTCGGTGAGAGCGTCCGGGCTGACGCCCGGGGCGCGCCACGCGTGCGGCTGGGCGCCGAAGCCGTTGCCGAACTGCATGCCCAGGAGCATGTGGCCAGGGTTCGGGGTGGTGCTCATGATGGGGGTCCTTTCAGGAGTCGAGGCCGGGCAGGCCGAGGTACCGCGGGGAGTGGAAGACGAGCGGGCCTCGCTCGGGCTCACGCGTGGCGGTCAGCACGCGGTAGACGGCGATCGTGTGATCGCCGCCGGGGTGCTCGGCGTGCGGGGCGAGCGTGAGCGTGGCGGCGGCGTCGGGCAGCGTGATGGCTCCGTCGTCCGCGACGCGCAGGTCCACCCCGTCGAAGCGTCGCTGCGCCGGACGGCTGAGCAGGGTCCGGGCCTCGTCGTGGTGGACGGCGAGCACCGTCAGGCCCAGTCGCGGGGCCTCGCGCAGCCGTGGCCACGACGTCGAGGTGTGCGCGAGCGCGGCGAGCACGAGCGGCGGGTCGAGCGAGAGCGAGGTGAACGAGTTGAGCAGCACGCCGGTCGGCCCCTCGGAGGTCTGCGCGGCGAGCAGCACGACGCCGGTGGGGAACGCGGCGACGGCGTGGCGCAGGACGGCGCCGTCGACAGGCGGGGTGACGTCGGACCCCGCACCGTCGGGCGGGGCGACGTGGACGTCGAGGGTCGTCAAGCTGATCTGATTATCCGGATGGTCTCTCCGCTTCATGCATGAGACAATACGGGGATACTCTCCGTTTTGTCACGGTGGCCTCGGTCACCGGCACGATGTCACCGACGTCAGCGGGGAGGGATCGTCGTCGCCATGAGAGAGGACCCCTATGACCACGGCCGCACCCGCCCGTCGCCCGCGCCGGGACGCCCAGCGCAACCGCGCCGCCATCCTCGACGCCGCACGTGCCGCCTTCGCCGAGGCCGGCCTCGAGGCCCCCATGGACGCGATCGCCAAGAGTGCAGGCATCGGCGCCGGCACCCTCTACCGGCACTTCCCCACCCGCGACGACCTCGTCGCCGCCGTCCTCGAGGACCATCGGGTGGACCTCGACGAACGGGCACGCGAGCTCGCCGAGCAGGGGCTGGACCCGGCGGAGTCCCTCGAGCGCTGGCTCGACTCGCTCGAGGACTGGATGACCGCCTACGACGGGCTGCCCGAGCCGCTGCGCGCCGCCCAGTCCGGAACCTGCTCACCGTTGCGCTCGACGTGCGCGACCGCGATCGACCGGACCGAGGACTTCCTTGACGCAGCGCGACGGGCGGGCACCGTCCGCGACGGAGTGAGCGCGGAGGACCTGTTCTTCGCGGCCCTCGGCCTGGCCTGGGCGGCCGAGCAGAGCGACGGCGGGCACGCGGCGACGTTGCGCTTGTTGCTGCGGGAGGGCTGGCAGAGGCGGTGAACGAGGGCGGCCTGACCGCCGGTCCCTCACTCATTCCCCATCCCGCATGTGACTCCGCATTGCGCCCGGTTCGCTCCGCTCAGCGCCGAGCGGGTGTCATGGTCCGATGATCATCACCGGGCTCCTGCTCGGCGCCGTGCTGGGATTCGTGTTCCAGCGCGGGCGCTTCTGCGTCACCGGCGCCTTCCGCGACCTGTTCACCATCCGCTCGAGCCGCTGGTTCACGGCGTTCATGGTGGTCGTCGCCGTGCAGTCGATCGGCGTGTTCGCCCTCGACGCGCTCGGCGTCATCACCCTCGAGTCCCCGACGTTCCCGTGGCTCGGCACGATCCTCGGCGGCCTGATCTTCGGCTTCTCGATCGTGCTGGCCGGCGGCTGCGCGACCGGCACGTACTACCGCGCCGGCGAGGGCCTCGTCGGCTCCTGGTTCGCCCTGATCTTCTACATCGTCGGCGCAGCGGCCTTCCGCAAGGGCCCGCTGGCCCCGACGACGGACGCCGTCCGCTCCGTCGAGACGCACACCGGCACGCTGCCCGCGCTCACGGGCCTGTCTCCGTGGATCTTCGTGGCGCTGCTGTGCCTGGGCGTCGGGCTGGCGGTGCGCCACCACCTGCGCCGTGAGCGGCAGCTGACCACATTCCGCCTGCCCGCCTCGAAGACGGGCCTGGCGCACGTGCTCACCGAGAAGGCGTGGCACCCGTTCGTCACCGCCGTGATCCTCGGCATGCTGGCCATCCTCGCGTGGCCGCTGTCGTGGGCGACGGGCCGCGAGTCCGGGCTCGGCATCACGGGGCCCTCCGCGAACATCGGCGCGTTCCTCGGCACGGGCGACTGGGAGCTCGTCGACTGGGGGGTCATGCTCGTGCTCGGCCTGCTCCTCGGCTCCTTCGTCGCGGCCACGGCCTCCGGTGAGTTCAAGATCCGGGTGCCCGACGCACAGACCACCGTCCGTTCGATCATCGGCGGCGTCGGCATGGGCTGGGGCGCCGCGTGGGCCGGCGGCTGCACGATCGGCAACGCGATGGTCGACACCGCCGCCTTCACCTTCCAGGGCTGGACGGCCCTCGTGTTCATGGTGCTCGGCACCGGCCTGGCCGCGAAGATCTTCATCCTCGGCCACCGGGGCACGGGCGCGACGCCGGCCCCGGCCTCCGGCGCGGACCGCACCTCGGGTGAGGGCACGGCGGCGGATGCCGGAGCGAGCCGCCCCGTGAAGCTCACGCCGATCAGCTGAGCACCCCGTACCCCCAAACCTCGAACCTCGAACCTCAGGAGAGAACCCCATGGCACAGCACCTTCTCGAGACCGACGGCCAGGTCTGCCCCTTCCCGCTCGTCGAGGCGAATCAGGCGATGGATCAGATCCCCAGCGGCGACGAGCTCGTGATCGACTTCGACTGCACCCAGGCCACCGATTCCCTGCCGCGCTGGGCGGCCGAGAACGGCCACGAGGTCACCTCGTTCACCAAGCGCGGCGCCGCGGAGTGGACGATCGTGGTCAAGAAGGCCTGACGAGCCGCAGCGCTGCGGCCGCTGCGCTGGTTCGGCCCGTCGCCCGATGCGTGTACAGCTGTTCCGTTCCCGACCAGGGATTCCTGGAACAGCTGTACACGCATCGCGGGGCCCATGACGCGAGGCGCCGCCCCTGCCTCAGTCGGCCTCGGGCAGGACCGTCCCGAGCACATCGGTCAGGGTCACGACCCCGATGAACCGGCCCCGCTCGGTGACCGCCACGAGCTGCTCACCGGCATCACGGATCTGCGTGAGCGCCTCGTGCAGCACCGTGTCCGACGGCAGCGAGTAGGCCGGGCGGATCAGCTCCCGGATCGGCTCGTGGTCGTCGGCCAGCAGGGTGTCGCGCACATGCACGTAGCCGGGCACGGCGTCCTGCCGTCCCGGTTCATGCACGAGGATGCGCAGGTGGCCGGAGGCGACGGCGGCCTCCTGCACGTCGGCGATCGTCGCGGTCGAGTCCACGGACACCGGGGCGGCGTCCGTGCGCAGCAGGTCGCCCATCGTGGTGCTCTGCAGGTCCAGCGCGCCCTCGATCTGCTCCTGGGCGAGCTCGTCGAGCGCGCCGGAGTCCGCCGAGTGCTCGACGAGCTGGCGGATCGAGTCCACGTCCTGTCCGCCCACGGCCGCCCGCTCGACCGGTTCGACGCCGCTGAGCTTCACCAGCCGGTTGGCCATGGCATTGGCGAACAGCAGCAGTGGCCGCACGAGCCACACGAACGCTCGCGACGGCAGCGCGACGGACTTCGCCGCGAGCTCCGGGTGCGCGATCACCCAGGACTTCGGAGCCATCTCGCCGACGACCAGGTGCAGGAACGTCACCAGCAGCAGCGAGAGCACGAACGAGGCGGTGTCGGCCACACCCCCGGGCACGCCGATCCCGGTCAGCACGGGGCCGAGCCACGCGTCGACGGCGGGCTTCGTGACGGCGCCGAGCGCGAAGGTGCACAGGGTGATGCCCAGCTGCGCGCCGGCGAGCATGACGGTCAGCTCGTCGACGCCGCGCAGGGCGGCCCGGGCGGCGCGGCTCTGCGTGGCCTCGGCCTCGAGTCGGTGCCGACGCACGGCCAACAGGGAGAACTCCATGATCACGAACAGGGCGCTGAGCACGATCAGCGCCAGGGTCGCGAGGATCACGAACACGGGGTTGCCCATCAGCGACCGCCTTCCTTGCCTCGTGCCTCGTCATCTCGTCTCGTGTCTGGTGCCTCGTCACCGGCGTCGTCCTCACGGGGCGTCTCGACGAGGCTGACTCGCACCCGGCCGGGCACGCGGCGGGTCAGCTCGAGCACCTCGACGTCGATCCGACGGTCGTGCACGGTGGCGTCCGCGCCGAAGTCACGTGTGTCCTCGGGCAGGTCCACGGCGACGGTCTGGCCCTGCTGCGGCAGGGCCCGCAGCTGCGCGATCACCAGGCCGGAGACGGTCTCGGCCTCGACCTCGGGCAGCGGGTGGCCCAGCGCGCGCTCGAGCTCGTCGAGGTGCACGTCGCCGGCCATCGTCCAGACGCCGTCGCTCTCGACCTCGAGGTCCGCCCCGGTCTCGTCGTCGTGTTCATCGGAGACGTCACCGACCAACTCCTCCGCGAGGTCCTCGAGGGTGATCACACCGGTGAACCCGCCGTGCTCGTCGATCACGCAGGCCAACTGCTCCTGCGCGCCGGAGAGCTGACGCACGGCGTCGGGCAGGGGCATCAGCGTCGGCACAATGACGGGCTCGCGCATCACCGTGGACACGGGGGCCTGCGGGTCCGCGCCGCGCAGCAGGTCCAGCAGGTGCACGACGCCGAGCGGCTCGTGGTCGCCGGAGACGACGGGGTAGCGGGTGTGGGCCTCAGACATCAGGGAGCGCACCTGGCCGACGGTCGCCTCGGGAGCGACGACGTCCACACGCGAGTGCGGGATCATGGCGTGCTGCACGTCCCGCTCGGGGAAGTCGAGCACCCGGTCGATCAGCATGGACAGATCCGCGGGCAGGGAGCCGGAGTCGCGGGAGTCCAGGACGATGCGGTCCAGGTCCTCGGCGGTGGCGGTGGAGTCCACGTCATGGACCGGCTGAATGCCGACCAGGCGCAGCAGGCCCTCGGAGGACTTGTCGAACACCCAGATCAGCCAGCCGAACAGGCTCAGGTAGATCTGTGTGGGGCGGGCGAGCCAGCGGACCATCGGCTCGGGCTTGGCCACCGCGAGGTTCTTCGGGTACAGCTCGCCGATGATCATCTGCACGACGGTGGCCGCCAGCAGCACGCCGACGGTGGAGACCGCGACGGTCACGCCCGGCGGGATGCCGGTGCCGCCGAGCAACTGCACGAGGGCCGCACCGACCATAGGCTCGGCCACGTAGCCGACGAGCAGGCCGGTGATCGTGATGCCCAGCTGGGCGCCCGAGAGCATGAACGACATGCGCCGGGTGACCTTCACGGCGCTCTGCGCGCCCGCGTCGCCGTCCTTCGCGGCCGCCTGGAGCCTCGTCCGGTCCACGGACATGTAAGAGAACTCCTGGGCGACGAAGAACCCGTTGGCGACGATGATGACCAGGATGACGGCGATGCCGACCAGCAGCATCAGCACGGGGTCCATGCGGGGCGGGGCCTCCTGAGGCAATGGGAAGAACGAACCGCGTCAGGATACCGGAGCGCGGGATCCGGCCTGATCAGACCCCGACTCAGACCCCGACTCAGACGCCGGCTCAGGCCCCTGGCCTGGCCCTCGATCCCGCCTGGCCAGCCCCGCCGGTCATGCCCGAGCGTCGAGCAGGTGCTCGCCGTGCACGAGCCGACCGCCGACGGCCGTCGCGAGCACCTCGATCGCACCGATTCGGTCGCTGGACACCTCGCGCGGGTCGTCGCTGAGCACCACGAAATCCGCGAGCTGCCCCGCGACGAGCCGGCCCTTGCGAGCCTCCCAACCGGTGGCCTGCGCCGAGCCGACCGTGTAGGCGCGCAGGGCCTGCTCCACCGTGATCCGCTCGTGCGCGCCGTACACCTGGCCGGTCTCGGTCAGCCGGAGCACGAAGTCCTGGATCACGTCGAGCGGACGGCCGCCGGCGACGGGGCGGTCGGAGCTGCCCGGCAGCACCATGCCGGCGCGCAGCAGCCGCCCGGCCGGGTAGGACAGCTTCTTGCGCTCGGGGCCGATGCGGTCCTCGACGGAGTCGCCGAACGCGGAGATGAAGTTCGGCTGCACCGCCATGACGACCTCCAGCTCGGCCATCCTGGCGATCTGGTCGTCCCGGACGACGCCGCCGTGCTCCACGCGGTGCGGCATGGCCGGTCGCCCGTACCGCTCCCGGGCCTCGGCGATCACCTCGAGGGAGAAGTCGAGGGCCGCGTCGCCGATCGCGTGCATCGCCAGGCTCCACCCGGCGGCCGCGGCCGCCAGCGAGGTGCGGCGCATCTCCCCCGGGTCCTGCTGCAGGTAGCCGGCCTCGCCGGCGCAGTGATGGTAGTCCTCGGTCATCGCGGCGGTCGCCCCGAGCATCGAACCGTCGGTGAACACCTTCGTCGGGCCGATCTGCAGCCACTCATCGCCCACGCCGGTGCGCACGCCGGCATCGAGGGTGGTCAGGACGCCGTCGTCGGCGTGGCCCTCGACGGGGTGCAGGGCGTCGAGGGTGACCATCGTCTGGAAGCGGGTCTTCAGATGCCCGGCGGCGCGGGCCCGCTGGTAGGCGGCGAACTCGAGGGGACTGTGGCCGATCCAGCCGCCGGCGATGCCCGCGTCGGTCACGGAGGTGATGCCCTCGGCGGCGTACTCGGCGGACGCGCGACGCAGGCATTCGCCGATGTGCTCCTGGGACTCGGGCTGCATGAGCCGCTGCACCAGGGACATCGCGGTCTCCTCGACCAGCCCGGTGGGCCGACCGCCGCCGTCGACGTGGATGCGCCCGCCCTCGGGCTGCTGCGCGACGCCCTCGGACATGCCGATCATCTGCAGCACCGAGCCAGAGACGGTGAACGCGTGGCCCGTGTTGTGGCGGATGACGACCGGGCGGCCGCGGGCGGCGGCGTCGAGGCCGTCGCGGTCGGGCTCGCGGGTGGTCAGGTGGCCGGGATCGTAGCCGGCGCATGTGATCCATGCGCCGGGGGTCAGCTCGTCGGCGCGCTCACGCACCAGGTCGTAGATCTGCTCGTCGGTGGTGGCGTCCTCGAGGTCCACGTCGAGGCGGCTCTGCCCGAACCACACGCTGTGCGCGTGGGCGTCGTTGAACCCGGCGTGCACGAGCGTGCCGCGGGCGTCGAGCCGGTGGCGGGTGGCGAGGCCGTCGAGCTGCTCGTCCACGCCGACCACCAGGCCCTGCCACACCCCCAGCCGGGAGGCGGCGGGGCGGGCGGGGTCGCCCGTGACGACGCGGGCGTTCTCGACGATGAGGTCGAGCTGCATGGCGGTCCTCCTGGGTGGGGTGTGTTCGGAGCCGAGGCGGCGGCGCCCGCGCGCCAGAAGGAGCCCGGGCGGCGGCCTCGCCAGCCGAGCGTAGCCCGGGCAGCCCGCCTACGCTGGGGCGCATGACCCCGACCACCTCGAACGTCCCGACCACGCCGAACCCGCTGCTCGCCCCCGCCGGCGCTCCGACCGCCGTGCAGCTCTCCGCCGATGTGCGCGCTGGCCGGCGCACCGCCGTCGAGGTCGTGGAGGCGAGCCTGGCCCGCATCGCCAAGGTGAACCCGACGCTGCGTGCGTTCACCGTGGTGACGGCCGAGTCCGCCCGGGCCGAGGCGGCCGCCGTCGACGCCCTGGCCCCGGCCGAGCGCGGACCGCTGGCGGGGGTGCCGGTGGCGATCAAGGTGGAGTCGGACGTCGCCGGGCACGTGACGACCTACGGCGGGCGCGGCTTCTCGACCCCCGCCACCGAGGACGCCGAGGTGGTGCGGCGGCTGCGGGCGGCCGGGGCGGTCGTCGTGGGGCTGACGGCGATGCCGGAGTTCGGGCAGTTCCCGTTCACGGAGTCCGCGGCGCACGGCACCGTGGTGAACCCGGCGGCCCGGTTGCGCACGCCGGGCGGCTCGAGCGGCGGGACGGCCGCGGCGGTCGCCTCGGGGTGCGTGCCGGTGGCGCTCGGCGGGGACGGCGGCGGGTCGATCCGCATCCCCGCGGCCGCGTGCGGGCTGTTCGGGCTGAAGCCGACGCGCGGGCGCACGAGCGCGGCGCCGCAGGCGGACCTGTGGGGCGCGCTCGGTGTGAAGGGCCCGTTGACGCGCACCCCGGAGGACTCGGCGCTGGTGTACGACGTGATCCGCGGGACCGTCGCCGCCGACCGCTGGTCCGCGGCGGACCCGGCCCGGCCCTATGCCGAGGCGATCGCCGAGCGGGGGCCGCGGCGAGTGGCGTGGCTGACGCAGCCGCCGCGGGGCCCGGTGCGGGTGGACGACGAGGTCGTGGCCGCGGTGGAGGCGACGGCGGACCGGCTGGCCGCGGCCGGGCACGAGGTGGTCGCGGCTCAGGGGCGGTTCCCGGACGTGCAGACCTCGTTCGTGCCGCAGTTCTTCGCCTCGCTGCGGGCGTGCGTGGCCGGCGCGGAGCATCCCGAGCGGCTCGAGGCCCGCACGCGGCAGACCGCCCGGATGGGCGCGTGGGCGACCGCCTCCGTGCAGCGGCGGGCCGAGGCCGCCGGCGAGCGCATGAGGCAGCGGTTCCGGCAGCGGTTCGCCGGGTTCGACGCGGTCCTCTCCCCCACCCTGGCGTGCCTGCCGCCCGAGCTCGGGCGGCTCGACGGTGTCTCGAACGTGCGCGGGCTGGTGCGGGCCCTGCCGATGATCGCGTTCACGACCCACGCGAACGTCACCGGGCTGCCGGCCGCGTCTCTGCCGGCGGCGCCCTCGCGGGAGGGCCTGCCGATCGGCGTGCAGCTCACGGGCCTGGACGACGACGAGGGCGTCCTGCTGGCGCTGGCCGCGGAGCTGATGGCGGGGTCGACGCCGGCGAGCTGAAGCGGGCAGCCCGGCCGCCGACGAGGGCTGAGCCGCACCGCGTCCGACCCGGTTCAGCCCTCGGCCACCGCGACCTTGAGCCGCGCGTGCGAGCGGCCCGTCGTGTCCTTGAGGATGTCGTACTCGACGTCCACGTGCGGCTCGATCGCGCTGTACTTGTCGTTCGGGGCGCCGATCACGAGCTGGAAGCCGAGCCCTCGCCACGCGCCGATCGCCCGCTGCGTGAAGTGGGCGTCGGCCTTGATCATCGCCTCGTCGAGGAACACCGGCGCGTACCGGGGGCGCGCCGCGTCGGCGTCGCCGAGCTGGTAGCGCAGGGCGGCCCCGACGATGAACGCCACGAGCTCCTGCGACTCTCCGCCGGACTTCTCCCCGATGTGGTCGTACAGGGCGACGTGCTCGCCGGTGGGGGCGTGGATCTTCTCGGCACTCACCCGCACGTGGGTGCGCACGTCCACCAGCTCCGTGGTCTCCGGGGACTCGGGGCGGATGCGCTCGATCAGCCGGGCCATGCGCGCGTAGGCGGCCTCCCGGTCCTCGTCGGTGGTGGCCGCGTCGATCAGTGCCCGCACGTCCCGCAGCTCCCGACGGAAGCGGCTGCGCGCCTGCGACCGGGTCTCCTGGGCGCTGATGCGCAGGCGGTGCGCGTCGTCGTAGAACGGCAGGTCGGCCATGATCGCGTTGATCGGCTCGATGCGCTCGCGGATCTCCCGCAGCGACCGGCTCAGCGTGGAGTCCAGGTTCGTCAGGTCGTTGCCGGAGAGGGTCAGCAGGTTGTCCCGCCACTGGGCCTCGAGCTCGTGCAGCCCCTCGGTCTCGAGCTCGTCGAGGATCCGCTCGAAGTCGCCGACCGAGGAGTCCGGGTCCGCGCGCAGGTTCGGGTTCGGCCACCACTCCAGGAAGCCCTCGAGGGTGCGGCGCAGCACGGCCCGGTTCTGCTCGAGCGCGGCCTGCGCGGCGGACTGGTCGTCGGCCACACGGCGCGCGGCCAGGCGCATGCCCTCGTCGAAGCGGGCGAGCGCCTCGCGCGGGTCCTCCGGCTCCGCCGCGTCGTCGGCCGCGGTGTCGGTGTCGGTGGCGGCTACGTCCGCAGCGGCGTCGTCGCGGTCCACGCGCTCGGCCAGGTAGGCGGCCTGCTCGCCCGAGAGGGCCCGGCCGGCCCGCTCGGCCGCGTCGAGCACGTCCTGGGCCGCGTCCACCTGGTCGCCGACCCGCTCCCACTCCTCGGCGAGCCGGCGCCCCTGCTCCTCAGCGACGACGGCCTCGCGCTGCAGCCGGTCCTCCCGGGCGCGGTGCTCGGCGATCTGCTCGCGCAGCCGCCCCAGCTCCGGCGTGCCCTCGGCGAGCTCCTCGACGGTCTGCGCCCAGCGGTCCCGGTCTCGCTCGGCGCCGGGCACGTCGAGCTGCGCCCAGTCCAGCTCGAGCACGTGCTCGAGCGCGGCCCGACGCTCGGCGTCCTCGGCGAGGGCGCGCTTGGTGCGCTCGGTCTCGGCGAGCGCCTGCTCGACGCCGGTGCGCGCCCGCTCGATCCGCTCGTCGAGCTCGGCGATCCGGTGGCGGTTGGAGAAGCCCAGCACGTTGCGTCCCGCGTCGCCGCCGACGGCACCGCGCCGCCCCTCGGCGGTCTGGCCGCGGATCGTCAGGGCCCGGGGATGGTCGGCCAGCTCGCGCGGCGAGTCGACGCACACGTGTCCGAACCGCCGGCTCAGGTGCTCCTGCAGGGCCCCGGTGAACTCGGTGTCCCGGTAGTCCAGGCGCCCGGGCAGGGTGGCTCGGTCAAGGTCCCCGGCGGCGGGCAGGCCCGTCGTGACGCCCTCGAGGTGGATGCGGTGGCGCACCCCGGCCTCGTCGGCGGCGGCGCGCAGCCGGTCGAGGTCGTCCTCGTCCAGCAGCACGGTCGTCGCGAAGCCGCCGAGCGCCAGGTTGAACGCGGGCCGCCACGGGGCGAACTCGGTCTTCACCTCCACGAGCTCGCCGACGAACGGCAGCCGGTCCGGTTCGATGCCGGCCGCCTGGGCCAGCCGCTCGCGGGCCTCGTGCAGCGCCGGCGGGATGTTGTCCTGCCGCTGACGCGCCTGCGAGCGCTCGGCCTCGAGGCCGGAGAGCTCCTCCTGCGCCTGCTTCAGAGCGATGCGGGCGGCCGTGTGCGCGTCGAAGCCGCGCTCCCGCCCGTCGGCGTCGTCAAGCTCAGCGTGCGCCCGCTCGGCGAGCGCGGTCAGAGCCTCCCGGTCGGACAGGGCCGGGTCGACGACGTCGGCGCCGAGCACGGCGAGGCGGCGGCGCGCCTGCTCGCACCGTCGGCGGGCCTCGTCGACGCGGCGGCCGGCCAGCTCGTGCTCCCGCTCGGCGT
Proteins encoded in this region:
- a CDS encoding amidase, with product MTPTTSNVPTTPNPLLAPAGAPTAVQLSADVRAGRRTAVEVVEASLARIAKVNPTLRAFTVVTAESARAEAAAVDALAPAERGPLAGVPVAIKVESDVAGHVTTYGGRGFSTPATEDAEVVRRLRAAGAVVVGLTAMPEFGQFPFTESAAHGTVVNPAARLRTPGGSSGGTAAAVASGCVPVALGGDGGGSIRIPAAACGLFGLKPTRGRTSAAPQADLWGALGVKGPLTRTPEDSALVYDVIRGTVAADRWSAADPARPYAEAIAERGPRRVAWLTQPPRGPVRVDDEVVAAVEATADRLAAAGHEVVAAQGRFPDVQTSFVPQFFASLRACVAGAEHPERLEARTRQTARMGAWATASVQRRAEAAGERMRQRFRQRFAGFDAVLSPTLACLPPELGRLDGVSNVRGLVRALPMIAFTTHANVTGLPAASLPAAPSREGLPIGVQLTGLDDDEGVLLALAAELMAGSTPAS
- a CDS encoding hemolysin family protein, yielding MDPVLMLLVGIAVILVIIVANGFFVAQEFSYMSVDRTRLQAAAKDGDAGAQSAVKVTRRMSFMLSGAQLGITITGLLVGYVAEPMVGAALVQLLGGTGIPPGVTVAVSTVGVLLAATVVQMIIGELYPKNLAVAKPEPMVRWLARPTQIYLSLFGWLIWVFDKSSEGLLRLVGIQPVHDVDSTATAEDLDRIVLDSRDSGSLPADLSMLIDRVLDFPERDVQHAMIPHSRVDVVAPEATVGQVRSLMSEAHTRYPVVSGDHEPLGVVHLLDLLRGADPQAPVSTVMREPVIVPTLMPLPDAVRQLSGAQEQLACVIDEHGGFTGVITLEDLAEELVGDVSDEHDDETGADLEVESDGVWTMAGDVHLDELERALGHPLPEVEAETVSGLVIAQLRALPQQGQTVAVDLPEDTRDFGADATVHDRRIDVEVLELTRRVPGRVRVSLVETPREDDAGDEAPDTRRDDEARGKEGGR
- a CDS encoding TetR/AcrR family transcriptional regulator — encoded protein: MTTAAPARRPRRDAQRNRAAILDAARAAFAEAGLEAPMDAIAKSAGIGAGTLYRHFPTRDDLVAAVLEDHRVDLDERARELAEQGLDPAESLERWLDSLEDWMTAYDGLPEPLRAAQSGTCSPLRSTCATAIDRTEDFLDAARRAGTVRDGVSAEDLFFAALGLAWAAEQSDGGHAATLRLLLREGWQRR
- a CDS encoding NtaA/DmoA family FMN-dependent monooxygenase (This protein belongs to a clade of FMN-dependent monooxygenases, within a broader family of flavin-dependent oxidoreductases, the luciferase-like monooxygenase (LMM) family, some of whose members use coenzyme F420 rather than FMN.) encodes the protein MSTTPNPGHMLLGMQFGNGFGAQPHAWRAPGVSPDALTDVDAQVRHAQTAERGLFDFLFLPDFLHLQQDLDHEPPTITLEPLLTLAAVARATERIGLVTTASTSYNDAYTLARQFKTLDVMSRGRAGWNAVPSSGEATAANYGRPALGRTEKYERLHEMVQVMQGLWGSWEEDAFIGDQAAGCYADAAKVQPIGMQGRHVGSHGPLPIPPSAQGQPVIFQAGGGGNGLQVAGRYANGVIGAVFSIEDARAQRAALRQAAADAGRDPDEIKFFAGVMPALGDTVRDAVDRRLALGKDVLPQRVGYLGMMLGLSLGPEHLDRPLSPDQLAVTRPHPGDPRSERALAVARDGWTVREVLAHGVIDYHPTPVGPAEVTADHMQEWFEAGAADGFWVSIDVYENGIDEFVDQVVPELQRRGLYKTEYAGSTLRENLGVPHQYGLDPRLG
- a CDS encoding sulfurtransferase TusA family protein translates to MAQHLLETDGQVCPFPLVEANQAMDQIPSGDELVIDFDCTQATDSLPRWAAENGHEVTSFTKRGAAEWTIVVKKA
- a CDS encoding hemolysin family protein; its protein translation is MGNPVFVILATLALIVLSALFVIMEFSLLAVRRHRLEAEATQSRAARAALRGVDELTVMLAGAQLGITLCTFALGAVTKPAVDAWLGPVLTGIGVPGGVADTASFVLSLLLVTFLHLVVGEMAPKSWVIAHPELAAKSVALPSRAFVWLVRPLLLFANAMANRLVKLSGVEPVERAAVGGQDVDSIRQLVEHSADSGALDELAQEQIEGALDLQSTTMGDLLRTDAAPVSVDSTATIADVQEAAVASGHLRILVHEPGRQDAVPGYVHVRDTLLADDHEPIRELIRPAYSLPSDTVLHEALTQIRDAGEQLVAVTERGRFIGVVTLTDVLGTVLPEAD
- a CDS encoding flavin reductase family protein codes for the protein MKRRDHPDNQISLTTLDVHVAPPDGAGSDVTPPVDGAVLRHAVAAFPTGVVLLAAQTSEGPTGVLLNSFTSLSLDPPLVLAALAHTSTSWPRLREAPRLGLTVLAVHHDEARTLLSRPAQRRFDGVDLRVADDGAITLPDAAATLTLAPHAEHPGGDHTIAVYRVLTATREPERGPLVFHSPRYLGLPGLDS
- a CDS encoding YeeE/YedE family protein, encoding MIITGLLLGAVLGFVFQRGRFCVTGAFRDLFTIRSSRWFTAFMVVVAVQSIGVFALDALGVITLESPTFPWLGTILGGLIFGFSIVLAGGCATGTYYRAGEGLVGSWFALIFYIVGAAAFRKGPLAPTTDAVRSVETHTGTLPALTGLSPWIFVALLCLGVGLAVRHHLRRERQLTTFRLPASKTGLAHVLTEKAWHPFVTAVILGMLAILAWPLSWATGRESGLGITGPSANIGAFLGTGDWELVDWGVMLVLGLLLGSFVAATASGEFKIRVPDAQTTVRSIIGGVGMGWGAAWAGGCTIGNAMVDTAAFTFQGWTALVFMVLGTGLAAKIFILGHRGTGATPAPASGADRTSGEGTAADAGASRPVKLTPIS
- a CDS encoding amidohydrolase, encoding MQLDLIVENARVVTGDPARPAASRLGVWQGLVVGVDEQLDGLATRHRLDARGTLVHAGFNDAHAHSVWFGQSRLDVDLEDATTDEQIYDLVRERADELTPGAWITCAGYDPGHLTTREPDRDGLDAAARGRPVVIRHNTGHAFTVSGSVLQMIGMSEGVAQQPEGGRIHVDGGGRPTGLVEETAMSLVQRLMQPESQEHIGECLRRASAEYAAEGITSVTDAGIAGGWIGHSPLEFAAYQRARAAGHLKTRFQTMVTLDALHPVEGHADDGVLTTLDAGVRTGVGDEWLQIGPTKVFTDGSMLGATAAMTEDYHHCAGEAGYLQQDPGEMRRTSLAAAAAGWSLAMHAIGDAALDFSLEVIAEARERYGRPAMPHRVEHGGVVRDDQIARMAELEVVMAVQPNFISAFGDSVEDRIGPERKKLSYPAGRLLRAGMVLPGSSDRPVAGGRPLDVIQDFVLRLTETGQVYGAHERITVEQALRAYTVGSAQATGWEARKGRLVAGQLADFVVLSDDPREVSSDRIGAIEVLATAVGGRLVHGEHLLDARA